A single genomic interval of Picosynechococcus sp. PCC 7003 harbors:
- a CDS encoding isochorismatase — MANQLPIPAFFDPQTVGQIWRVPYLDRAAAAETWATEHGIKPATTDCCRVCLLVVDVQNTFCIPEFELFVGGQSGLGAVEDNRRLCEFIYRNIGTITAITPTMDTHRAVQIFHPVFWVNAAGEHPQPASQISFAEVDQGLWRVNPAIAFSAKRDYEELQQYARHYTAQLSQAGKYPLTIWPYHAMLGGIGHALVPAIEEAIFFHNLVRHSQTHFEIKGDNPLTENYSALRPEVLEDAQGQPIAQENTRFLQKLLAFDALIIAGQAKSHCLAWTVDDLLSEILRHDPALAKKVYLLEDCTSPVVIPGVVDFTAQADQAFARFAAAGMQLVRSTMAIADFPGLNL, encoded by the coding sequence ATGGCGAACCAATTACCCATTCCTGCTTTTTTTGATCCCCAGACCGTTGGTCAGATCTGGCGTGTCCCCTACCTAGACCGAGCCGCCGCTGCCGAAACCTGGGCCACAGAACATGGGATTAAGCCGGCCACCACTGACTGTTGCCGCGTGTGCCTCCTGGTGGTCGATGTGCAGAATACCTTTTGTATCCCGGAGTTCGAGTTGTTTGTCGGCGGCCAATCGGGGCTGGGGGCCGTGGAAGATAACCGACGTCTGTGTGAATTTATCTACCGAAATATTGGGACAATCACCGCCATCACCCCCACCATGGATACCCACAGGGCCGTGCAAATTTTTCACCCGGTCTTTTGGGTCAATGCCGCAGGTGAACATCCCCAACCCGCGAGTCAAATTAGCTTTGCGGAAGTTGACCAGGGTCTTTGGCGCGTGAATCCGGCGATCGCCTTTAGTGCCAAACGGGACTACGAAGAGTTACAACAATATGCCCGCCACTACACTGCCCAACTCAGCCAAGCGGGGAAATATCCCCTGACGATTTGGCCCTACCACGCCATGTTGGGGGGGATTGGCCACGCCCTTGTGCCAGCGATAGAAGAAGCTATCTTTTTCCATAATTTAGTGCGCCATAGCCAAACCCATTTTGAGATCAAAGGGGACAATCCCCTCACGGAAAATTATTCTGCATTGCGGCCAGAAGTATTAGAAGATGCCCAGGGACAACCCATTGCCCAGGAAAATACCCGTTTCCTGCAAAAATTATTGGCCTTTGATGCGCTGATCATTGCGGGGCAAGCCAAAAGCCACTGTCTCGCCTGGACGGTGGACGATTTACTCTCGGAAATTTTGCGTCACGACCCAGCCTTGGCAAAGAAAGTTTATCTTTTAGAGGACTGTACTTCCCCGGTGGTTATCCCTGGGGTGGTCGACTTTACGGCCCAGGCGGATCAAGCCTTTGCTCGATTTGCCGCAGCGGGGATGCAACTTGTGCGTTCGACGATGGCGATCGCCGATTTTCCGGGACTAAATCTGTAG
- a CDS encoding LuxR C-terminal-related transcriptional regulator, with the protein MATEKTASEAALSEREIEIVDLVAAGLTNHEIAARLDISKRTVDNHISNILTKTATDNRVSLVRWALQWGKVCLDNVNCCALPNQSASSDS; encoded by the coding sequence ATGGCTACGGAAAAGACGGCAAGTGAAGCGGCTTTATCGGAACGGGAGATCGAAATTGTCGATTTGGTGGCAGCGGGTCTGACGAACCATGAGATTGCGGCGCGCCTCGACATTAGCAAGCGCACTGTAGACAACCACATCAGTAATATTCTGACAAAAACGGCGACGGATAACCGCGTTTCCCTGGTGCGCTGGGCGTTACAGTGGGGGAAAGTGTGTCTTGATAATGTGAACTGTTGTGCTCTACCGAATCAGTCTGCGTCCTCGGATTCATGA